TCCGGGGAGTGGCTTCTGCTGACCAGTCCGACGCCGTTTAACCGGTCCGTGCTGGTGAGGTGTCCGGCGATTTCGTTGGAGCTGCTGGAGGAGGTGGACGAGAGGCTGGTGAAGGAAGGCGGCAACTTCGTCAAGGTGAATTCCGGTTGGATTCTCTCCGGTACTACTGAGACTGATAGTGATGTTGTAGAAAAGTTGGAGTATCAGAGACGCTGTGTGAACACAGACGACGGCGGCGTCGTGTCGTTGGATTGGCCGGCGGGTTTGGACCTTGAAGAAGAGCATGGACTGGACACCACCTTGATTCTGGTGCCTGGCACCGCCCAAGGGAGCATGGACCCAAATGTCAGGTCGTTTGTGTGTGAGGCTCTCGGCCGGGGCTGTTTTCCGATCGTCGTGAACCCTAGGGGCTGTGCTGGCTCACCTCTGACCACGCCGCGGTATGACCTCACTCCCTTGAGTCTTGTATCATAGTGATTGAATAGTTGAATGCTAGTTGTGTGATATGCATATGTAGTGGAATTGATCAATTGTTAGGGAGTAGAGAAGGCTCGAAAATTAGTTGATGACAGTAGGACTAAATTGTATGTAGGTTATTTTCAGCTGCTGATAGCGATGATGTATCCACTGCTGTAGAGTTCATTAATAAGGCGAGGTCAGGGACTACTTTGGTGGGAGTTGGCTGGGGTTACGGTGCAAACATGTTGACAAAGTACCTGGCTGAAATCGGGGAGAGCTCACCGCTTACGGCCGCTACTTGTATAGACAATCCTTTCGATTTGGTGGAGGCCACTAAGTCCTCTCCTCATCGAATGGCCGTGGATCAGCAGTTCACTGAGGGACTGATTGATATTCTGAGATCGAACAAggtatttctttcaaaactttgTGAATGGAATTTACAATCCTGGTATGGAAGGAGTTGGTACTTAGAATGCTCTCTGTGGTCTTAGTGCTAGTATTTATGCTTTGTAGGAACTGTTTCAAGGAAGAGCAAAAGGTTTTGACGTGGATCAAGCTCTCTCCGCAAAATCTGTTCGGGAATTTGAGAAAGCAATCTCCATGGTATCTCATGGTTATGATGACATTGACGATTTTTATTCACAATCAAGTACAAGAGGTGTGGTTGGGAATGTGAAGATTCCCGTTTTATTTATACAGGTGCTGTGGTTTTCAACTTCATGCCATGCTTTTGAACTTTGATGatattatttgtttgtttacTGTGCATTCATATACCAAACCTGTCCTTTTATCAGAAGCGCGACGATGAATCAGCACCACCGTTAACAATTCCACGCAGTTCAATAGCAGAAAATCCATTTACAAGCCTACTCTTGTGCTCCTTTTTTCCTTCTTATGTGGTTGACAATTGCGGATCTGCTCTATCTTGGTGCCAGCGCCTAACAATCGAGGTAAGGTCTAGCTACTTATTCTTTGAGGTTTGGAAGAAGTGGTATGATATCCACCTCATGGTCGTCACTATTAAAGAAGCTGATGGAGTCTCACCTTGGACTTCAATATACTAATGAGGATTGTGTGATTTGCAGTGGCTCACAGCTGTGGAGCTTGGACTTTTAAAGGGTCGCCACCCACTTCTTAAAGATGTGGATCTGCCCTTTGAGCCATCAAGAGAATTAGCTCATGAAGAACGTGATGTTGCTGCTAGCTTCTGGTTAAAATCTAAAAAGAATTCTTCAGATCGATATATCTTGAGCCAGTCAGGTTCTTTAAATGGATATGCAGCAAATAGTACAGAGAAGATGTTCGGAGAAACTGATTCAGCTGCTAGCTTCTGGTTAGCATCTAAAAAGGATTCATGGAGAAAGTCAGAGACTGAACATACAGAGCTGCAAGATGTGAAAAATGGTGTACTGGATAAGATTCACACTGATGATCCCGCGTTGGTTGTACTGGATAAGACTCACCCTGATGATCCAGCGTTGGTCAATGAGGAGGAAGTTAATCCTGCAGATGGTGAAAGAGGTCAAGTGTTACAGACAGCAGAAGTTGTTATGAACATGCTTGATGTAACCATGCCAGATATTCTAactgaagaaaagaagaagaaggtggtgctttaaagttttatttttcatgCTGTGTTTCACATTTGTTATCCCATTTATGTTCATATCATATATTAATTAGGCTCTCTTTGCTTGGTAACTTTCTTGAAACATAGTATAATTTATCAAGCATATGTACCTGAATGTCAGAAATTGTATCTTCTGAAATTTATGTGGGTTTATTTCTTAGTTGCTCCTAGGTGTTAGGAAATAGCTGTCTTTAGGCTCATTAGTAATTTACTATATCAGTACTATACAAGTAATTGTTTCATACTACTATTTCCATTATTATATTTTGCCTGACATTTTTGTGGTCTGCATGCCCAGGTCTTAGCAGCAGTTGATCGAGGAGACACAATAATGCAGGCTTTGCAAGATGCTGTGCCTGAAGATGTTCGGGGGAAGCTAACAGCTGCTGTATCTGGTGTTTTACATGCTCAAGGTCCTAACCTAAAATTTGATCAGCTCCTGGGTGCTGTTCGAATCCCTGATATATCGGCAGGTTTGAAGCCAAAGATCCAAGACGAGAGAATTTCAAGCTCAGAAGGTGCAAAAGAAGACCATCATTCGTCTGATGTGTTGAAAAAATCGGATGATTTGTTGGATAGCTCTGTTGACAGTCAACCGGCTGATAATAAGCTCCCTGGGGAACTAGAACCGGGGTCTCATCCCTCAGAGCAATCACCAACAATTTTAACTCTGGATCCTACATTGAGCACTGATGGGAGCGATATCTCTGGTTCTATGGGGTCTCATCCCTCAGAGCAATCACCAACAATTTTAACTCTGGATCCTACATTGAGCACTGATGGGAGCGATATCTCTGGTTCTATCATCAAGGATACTTCTGAATCAGGAAGTTCTGATTCTGAACATCATAACAATAGTGCAAAGGGATCAGAGCAGACTAAGCCTAACAATTCCACTGGAGTAATTGTCGAGGACAAGAGGAAGCAAGATGGAGGAGATGCTCAGTTAGACACAAAAGTTGAGGAAGGTAATGATAATCAAAAGAAGGAAAACAAGAATACACAGCCTGTAATAGATGAAAGCAAGTCTGATACATCTGATTCCAATGCCCCAGCACCTAGTACCTCAACACCTAATGCTCCGGCACCTGGTGTCCCAGAACCTAATGCCCCGGCACCTAGTGTCCCGGCGCCTAATGCCCCAGCATTTAGTGTTACTGAGGCATTTGATGCCTTAACAGGGATGGATGATTCCACCCAAATGGCAGTTAGCAATGTTTTTGGGGTTTTAGAAAATATGATTACTCAATTGGAGGAGAGTGccgatgatgaaaatgaagcAAACAAGAGTGATTCTGCATCTCTAAAGGAGAATCCTGGTGGTGACAATATTCAAGAAAATTCAGAAATCAGTAAGTCGGACCAGCGTGTTCATGTTGATGGATTAAGCGATATTTCTGTATCTAATGGTCATGTCAATGCTATCGACCAGCAGCCTGATGCAACAACTGTCTTGGAAGAGAAGCCTGCTCAAAGCCCTGTATCAATTAAAGCAAATGGTATCAGTTCACTGGGAAGTGACAGAGTTAATCAGGTAGGTGAGGACAATACTGAGATGAGGGATCAGATGGTTGGTATCGATCATGTAAACAATGTACCACCTTGCTTGACTTCAATACCACCTTGCATAACTTCAATCTCTAGTGGGGTGCATAATTATCTTCTTTCAAAGGTTCGTGCCCAATCACTAGATTTAGATGCAACCGCTTCTTTATTGCTGGACTATTTTCCAGAAGAAGGTCAGTGGAAACTCCTCGAGCAACCTGGAAATGTTGGGGATTCTGTTGATGATGTGGTTGCTCAGAAGGTTGAGGCACAGAAATCTGTTGATGATGAAGTTATTGAACCAgcttatataattttagataCAGAAAAGCATCAGGAGCCAGTAAAAGAATATGAAGCGGTAGATATTGTTGAAGAGAGGGTTGAAATTGGTGAAGATGAAAGAGAGGACTTTGGGGAGTTTGTGAGAAATACTATATTGGATAATTTGACGGTTGAAGTTGGTCGCAGACAAAGTGCTGCTGACATAGAAATAATGGAACCATATCTTACCAGAGAATTGGAACAAGTGGCTAATGCTGTATCGTTTTCTGTTGGAAATGCCTATGATCCACGTTTGGAAGTTGAGTACCATAGTGTTGGCTCAGAAAAAGTCGGTACCCTTCATGGAGAGCATGTGATTACAGCCATATCATCTGCTGTTCAAGAGACTAGCTTCTTAAGAAGAGTAGTGCCAGTTGGTGTAATAGTAGGCTCAAGCTTAGCTGCACTGAGAAAATATTTTGTTGTGGCCACAGTGCGAGATAGTGGCCACGCGAAACCTCCAATTCTTAGTCAAGCTAAAATGTCTGGAGAGCATGATATGGCTAAAGTTAGAGGCACAGAGATTCACCACGTGGCTGTTGATAAGTCTGATCATGTTACAAGGTCGGACAGTTTGATTGATCAGAAAGAGGAAAAGATGGAGTCGGTTGATAAGAAAGAGGAAAAAACGGAGTTGAAGAACTTAAACAACAGTGTTATGGTTGGTGCTGTTACAGCTGCCCTTGGAGCGTCTGCTTTATTGGTGGACCACCAGGTATCTTTGAAACAAATTATGTTTACAGTTTACTTATAATTATAGTTATATGCATATATGCCCATACTTGGGTTTTACTGGACTGCTTACTTTATAGTTGGAGGCGACAAGTTTTTCCTTTCCAATAAGACAACTATGCTAATCAAAATTTTATAACATTAAAATGGTGCCTTTGTTTTTTCATCACCTTGTCTTTGCCTTCCTGATGGTGTTTATTTACTTCTTCTGCTGAAGTGGAAGCTGCCTAATAGGATGTCCATGTGGTTTCCCATTGCCCTTTTGAATAAGTTTGGCCTCTAAATTAATATCCTTTTTATGAAGATAGAAGTCAGCTGACTTTATGTACATACAGGATTCAATCACCGGCAATGAAACTTCTGGGAGTTCATTACAGCCCATCAAGATGAATAGTAATGGTCAGATGGAGCCCGAGAATCCTGAGGAGGCACCTGACAAACACCAAAGTAACATTGTCACGAGCCTTGCTGAGAAAGCTATGTCAGTTGCTGGCCCTGTCGTACCCAAGAACCAAGATGGTGGACTGGATCAAGAAAGGTCTTAGCAAAGAAAGAATATATTCAATTTACACATAAATTTATCTGCTACTGCTGTCTTTTACTAATTTTATTGCTAATTCAAAACCAGATTGGTCGCAATGATGGTTGATATGGGACAAAATGGTGGCATGTTGAGGCTAGTTGGCAAGCTTGCTTTGCTCTGGGGTGGTATGCGTGGTGCAATGAGTTTGACTGACAAGCTAATCCAGTTTCTTCATCTATCTGAGCGTCCCTTGTACCAAAGGTATTCTCTGAATTGATGCAGATTTTAATACTGAGCTAGAAACGCTTTTGGtgtttctttcttcctttttttctttcttttttcatatCGTTCGTGATACATATTGGTGTCTTGAAAAATGTACTCTGATGTTAATCTAtgtagtaaagatactaagaCTATGTGAGTCATAACTTTTTTATCTGTATCATTGCATCATGTTCTCAAGGAATGTCCCTTGTAGTGGAGTTTGACTTCTAGCTTTAAAATTGTTTTACTGATGCTCCTTTGTGCTGATTTTGTGTAACTAGGATTTTGGGTTTTGCTGGTATGACACTTGTTTTATGGTCACCAGTTGCTGTCCCACTACTTCCAACATTTATGCAAAGCTGGGCAACTCATACCCCCTCCAGAATGGCTGATCTTGCTTGCATTATTGGCCTCTACGCTGCATTCATGATACTTGTTACATTATGGGGAAAAAGAATACGTGGATATGAAGATCCCCTTGCAGAATATGGGCTGGATTTGACGTCATTGCCAAAGGTATGAGTTTAACTGAAACTCTGGACAGGAACTGGGTATGTGGTCCGGGTCATGCATGTCTATTCATAAGGATTGAAGACTTGACTTGTGTTTACATGCTCTAGTCATTGTGGGGGAAAGCATTGTTGTTTAATTGAGTCCAATACATTTAAGTTGGGGGTATAAGATTAATTGGATGGTTcctctttgtttttggttttgacTGGCAGACTAGTAATGGAACCCAACGCACGCATTATTTGAACCacccccccccaaaaaaaagaaaaaaaaagaagggagGCTAACTCTCATTAGTCAATACTCAATATGGTTTGAATTGCGGATTATATGGAGCAGAATAGGCTTTCTAAGGAAACTGCGAGTTCAGTATGGGTAAGATTTTAAGGAACAAATATCACTTTTTTGCCCCATTGGATTCGCTAGAAATCAGTACTCACTATCTCCACTACTGCATAAACAATGCTTACTACCTTTCTTGTTTTGTACATAATCTTATAATGTCAGTTGCTAGCTTCCAGTGATATGATTTTTAAAGCTCTGCGCTTGCAGTTGTTCGATCTTTTCAAGGGGTTGATTGGTGGAGCAGTGCTTGTTTTGTCAATGCAATCTGCAAATGCATTACTTGGCTGTGTAGATATCTCTTGGCCTTCCACTCCATCTTCTTTAGATGCCATGAAATTGCTCCAAGTGTCTGGACAAGTACTTAAGTTGGTTGGTCAAAGTATCTTAACAGCAACTGGCGTTGCTCTTGTGGAAGAATTATTCTTCAGGTCATGGCTCCCTCAAGAAATTGCTGCAGATCTTGGATATCATCGATCTATAATATTATCAGGACTTGCATTCTCATTATGCCAGAGGTTGCCTTTATTTATTGTACGTCATTTGTTTGCCTTCTTGAGGTCTTGTCTTCTTCAGTCTCATCATTTCTTTTAATGGGATTTCAGGTCTCTGTGGGCAATACCAGGACTTTGGCTGCTATCTGTGAGTTTAGCTGGTGCTCGGCAAAGAAACCAAGGCAGCCTTTCTGTTCCAATTGGGTTGCGTGCAGGAATGCTTGCTTCAAGTTTCATCTTACAGAGGGGTGGTTTTCTAACCTACCGGGCTAACTCTCCTCTTTGGATTATCGGAACACACCATTTTGAACCATTCAGTGGGCTAACTGGTTTTGCATTCGCTTTATTATTGGCAATAATTCTATACCCGAGAGAGCCTCTGCCTACAGAGAGTATGGAAAGTACAACTGAGGAATAACTATATCTGATACCAGTGAACATGTTATCGATGATGTTAAGGCGTTTTGACCCTGAAACCAGGAACAGCCTAGGGGTTATGGGGAAGCAAGTACAACAAAGACCAGGTTCAAAGGTGGAAAGGAAATTGAAAGTTGAAAGTGCTTCATAGTAGCTTTTGATCTTTCATGACAGATGGTCACCAAGGCTGTGTATATACATACAAAATCAAAGGTGGTAGGCAATTCCGTGACTAGGAAATGAGCTCGTGTCTTCAATCATCATCCCCATATGATCCGATCAAGTGCTCTTGACTGCAACTTCAACTCTTTTTGCTTCTTCGGTTCTTCCCATCactatacatgtatatatatgtatgtatagtGATAAGTACTAATACtgtaaaaatatatagaagGAACTGCATATATTGCAGCTGTAAAAATACTGTACATTTGTAATAAGTAATAACCAAGTCCAAATGCCAATAGTTGAAGGCGAGTTTTGTTGCTgagagtatatatatacattgttgaggaataaaatagaaaaagggAATTTTTCCAGCGTAGGGATTCCCTCGCGAATTTTCACCTCTTCATTCTGgaaaattagtatatatttaaGACGAGGGCATACAACTTACTCAGATTGAGGAACGGAGAACAACGATTGAGGTATAAAGCCGAGTCCAGGAAGACAGATATGCAGAAGCAAATAACAAGAAGCTCAAGGAAGGTCAGGATCAGATACGATTGTGAAATACTAGACTTGGCAAGAATGAACAAGGTGTccgaaaataacaatggccaGTATTTTCTACCTTGACGGTCTCTTTGCGTTCGATGGCACCACATGCAGATATTGAAGTAGCTTTCTGGGActatatatggataaaaacTCGTTTTATTTACTTTGAACATTGTATTTATTGTGTCTCATCTTAAGGTCGTATTGTGAATCGATAATGAGATATCTAAAGCCCAAATTCATAATCGATAATGAGATTGAGATAATGGTGATAGTGAGAAATACGATCGGATAATTGATGAATGGGTTTAAAGCCCAAATTCAAAACATTTCCAATTACAATCAGCAATGATGAATTGAAAATGGAAAAATTAAAGGAGAAGGAAAGCCAGAACACATAATCACAATATTTAGTTATTCTCCCAAACCGCCAAGGAAAACTTGATGATGACACTCGGCTAACAGATTGCTTCTGCCTCTTTTATTTACTTGATCTTGCACTTTACTCCTCAGCAAGAGGAACAGAATCGGCCTGGAAAGGTAAACAGAAATTTGGTGAGTAAAAATGCGTGAAGAAAATTTAGTATAAGTGGGGAATTCTAAGGCAAATAACTCACCAGCTTTTTGTACTTGAGAGCATAGAACATTTCAATGTAGCGACGGCTCTCAAGGCGATCAAGGTTAGAGACATGCTTCCAGAACCCATAAACTCCAGTCAAGGTCAGGAGCCTTTCAGAGTAGATCTGCCAGGTGTACCTAAACAACAAGAAACCAAATATTGGATGAGCTATTCAACAAACTGTGTGAAATGAAGTGTAATAGATAGAGATCAGAAGATGCTTTGCTTACTTCTCTTCGATACGCTGCAGGCCTCCCTGGGAAATCTTGTCCCAGTGAGAAGGGTCTTTCTTGCACTTCTCAAAGAAGTCAACAAGGATCTCAGCAGCTTGCTCACCATGGTATGGATCAATATGGTAGCCGGATTTTCCGTGCACAATAATCTCAGCCGGGCCACCTTTGCAAGTAGCGAATGTGGGCAAACCACAAGTCATGGCCTCAACAACAGTCAAACCAAAGGCTTCATACACAGCAGGCTGCACAAAAGCTCCCTTGGTGTCACAAATGACACGGTAGAGTTCACCATTCCTCACGCGGTTCATCTGAGAAGAAATCCATCTGAACTGCCCATTCAGCTTGTAGGTGTCAATCAGCTCATACATCTTCTTAAGCTCAGCCTTCTCCTCATTGTCCTGGGACTCCTTTCGTCGATCCCCAGCAACAACAACCAAGTTAACCAGCTCTCTAAGCTTCTTGTTCTTACCATACCACTCAACCAGCCCAGTGATGTTCTTTACACGGTCCAGCCTTGCCATTGTGAAGATGATCGGCTTGTTCCTGTCCTTCAACACACACAAGTGTTCTTTATTCTCCTCTTGGCTGTAGATGAGCTCTTCGAGTTCAGGGTGGAAATGTGTCAACCTCTTTTCCTTCTCAGTATAAGGGAAGTAAATGTCCATGTCAGCCCCTGGTGAAACAATGTTGAACTTGGGGTCGAAGACATCAATCCCATGAACAACACGGTACAGACCAGGCATGGTGAAAGCGGTGTGACTCTCGTACTGGCCTACAGTGTCTTTGCTTCCAGCAATCTCCTGGAAGGTACTGGTGATGATGAAGTCGGTGTGGTTCATGGCGATAAGATCAGCAGTGAACTGGCAAGAGAAGTGGTACTTGTCATCTAGTTTCTTCCAGTAGAGGTCGGAATCAGGGTACTTTGTCTTCTCCAAAGCATGGGCAATGGTGCACTGAGTAACATGCAACTTATGAGCCAACAACGAGGCCACAATGTTACCATCACTGTAGTTTCCAATAATGAGATCAGGCTTGCCCTGGAACTCTTTAGCAAGTTCTGTTGCAACATCCTAAAATCACCAAAGATGGTCAGTCTGAATCCGAGTTAAATACAAACCAATAAAAAAGAGACGGGGGTAAAATCAATGGAACAAGGTCCTCACCTCGGTGTAAGTCTCTAGGTATGGCCACACCTCGAATCTTGAGATCCATTTGCGGACAATACCCTTCTCGGTTCTAAAGGGAACACGAAGAATATCAGAATGTTTGGTATTGTACACCTTCTCGAGACGTTGACCACAAGTAGTTCCAACGGCATCAGGAAGGAGCCTTGTGACCTGAGTTGTTAGGTCATATTAACATTAGATAAAGGTACATGATTATTGAACTTAATGAACAAATAGCTAGAGAAATATCAGATTCAGAAAACGACTTACAATAAGAATGCGAGGGGTAATGTCAAGCCCTTGTTCCTTAATACGTCTGAGCATCTCATTCTCCAAAGCACGAACTTGATCCAAGATATAAACAACCTAGAAACAGCAATACAACATAAAGGATTATTAATCaactaaaacaaacacaaaataaGACTTCGAAGAACATAAACATGCTCATAGACTGACCTGGCCACCAGTGTCAGGGTACCCCAACACATTGTCTTGTGCAAAGTAACCATGAGGAGACATGATCACAACATTGAACACCATGGGAACTTTGCCAAGGAACCTTTCGAGATTGCAGGGATCAGGTGCCTCAAGGAGTTCCAAGAGGAGTTGGATCATATCGAGCACGCGCTCAGCGTTGTTTCCCCAACCTCTCTCCAAACCAAGATCCTGCAACTTGGCCTCAAATGTTTTGTATGGGGTTGCTGGTGCGAGCGTAGACAGAAACTCCTCTGCCTTCCTCAGAACATGTTGAAGTGCATTCACATTCTGAATTCTGTCATTAAGCATCATATTCTGCACCAACAAAACCCCAATCAATTTCAGATGTCTCCAGAAAATGGGTACTAAGTAGATCAACCAAAAGAGCATGTATACCTTGCCCTTGTAGCAGTGAACTCGGAGAAACTCTAGCAGAGGGTGCATGCTCTCCTTGTCATGGAAGAGCTTTGCAGAGAGGTGACGGTTGAGGAACTCGACACCATTTCCAATAGATTTGGAAAGAGTTGGTTTAGGGAAAGATGCATTGAATGGTTCAAAGTCCAACTCAAGCACGAAGTTTCCATTAAGACTGCAatcaacaaaagcaacaccAAATAATTCGTATGATAAGAACATCAAACACATCAAGCATAGCTAGGAGACTATAATTTAACCAAATCCAACTCACCTTCCATCAACAAGCTCCTCTTTGAAGTGCAAGTACTCGGGCACAAGCAACTCCTCGGCAACAAGTGAATGCACATTGACACGAATGTACTCCCAAACACCAGGCCTGGGACGAACAGCCAGTGCCACCCATGGAGGAAGAACAATAGCTTCCTACATTAACCAAAACACTTCAAGTTCAGAACAAAACAGAGACATCCTAAGCAGATAACGACTACTTGTACCCAAAAAAAACTAGCGAAAACAAGCAAAAACTTCTAAAAGTTTACCTGGGTGTTCTTCAGAACTTCCCCAAATTCACTTTCCAACAGATTCTTTTTGGTGGCTTCAGGAATTGCTTCAAACTCATCAATCAGCTGATGAGGCTGCAAAAACCCTTTTCCCTTGGCTTCAATCCTACAGAGACCACAATCCCACACATATTACCCCTCTAAAACTACGTTGTTTTCACTGatccaaacaaacacaaagtgaaaaaaaaaaacctcattGTGATGATCATAGATATATACCTTGAAAGAAAGGCCAGGATCTCGTTACGGTGAGCAGAGAGAGTGTCATCAAGCCTCTCCCTGAGGCTGTGGACACGGGTCAGAATACGTGGGTCCGCCATTGATTTCGCTTCTTAGTGAATCAGAGAAACCAGAAACTGCAAAAACAAACCAAAATGTAAGTGGATAATCACAATACAACCAGTCAACTTTTCAACCTTAATATTTATAAACtaatatcatcatcatcctacAAAGACTATGATTTTTCAACACCGAACAAACAGCCTTAGACTAAGATTGCAACCTCATATAGTGCTAGGTGGAATACTTTAAAGATCCTAGTGGTCTGTATCACAAGAAACCAGTGGTTTTTAACTATTAAGAAATCAgatcaaaaccaaaataataAGCAGAGTGGCTTCCAGTTCAGACCATCATGAAAACCAGGCATTAAATAAAATGAAGGGTTCTGAGCTAAAGATGACATAAAGCCTCTACAACTGAAAACGTTGTCTGGAACAGAAAATAGTTCTCTGGAAGTAAAGCTGGAGAAACCCATTTTAGTTTTTGCTTGTTGGATTTGAACAAGCCCAGTCAAACATTAGTTATGGAAGTGTCAACATAAAGATCTAAGCTCAAACTAAGTGCCTCAAAACCGAAACAGAGCATGTAGAAGGGTGTGATCTACATGATCAGAGCAAATGAAGctcaagaaacaaaaaggGAAACAGAGAACGGGGGAAAAGAACAGAGAATGAGACTAGCAGTACCTAGTTTCAGAATAGGCAAAGAGAAACGGAGAGAAATGGGATGTGGGTTTTCTGAGCAAAGTTGGCAGGTGATTTATAGAAGCGCGAAACAGAAATGGAGTAAATGCCAAGACTTGGAAAAGGGGTAGACTCCAAAACTCGTAAAAAGAATATAAACTTTATCCACTAAAACTTTCCTCGGCTTAAATCTCGGAGATTAAAGAGTAATTTGCGGTGACTGGTGAAACCAGAAAACCATTAAAATGGATCAGACAGAAATGGGAAGAGTATCCATTGATATTCAAGAAGCTGAGGCCTTGGGCTCCAAGGAAATTAAATTGGGATTTACCAGAAATTCAGCAAGGGTGTGAGGTAAGGTAGGAAGGAAATTTAGTCCTGTAAAAAGAATGGGTAGGTTGAAGATTCACATGTTGGACTTTTAGGTCATTTTTGAAGACTTGCAGGTATTCCCTATAAACCCTACAGATGTTATCCTCTAGAACTTTATGGGTTTAATGTAATCTTATCATTAATCTTTGGTATCGGATCAATTTCTTATTACTTTCCTTGTTACTCTGTAGTTGGTACGAAAAGAGACGTATATACTATACACAGATAAAATGAACAGAAAATGTTGGGAGAATTTCAAGATCCAATGGCATATTACTCTAGGGCTCAAAGTGGCAATGAGCTTAAACAAATTGATACATAATGCAACTATTTTGTTAGTAACATTACCTTGAAATGCGACGGATTTTGTTTCGCAAATGCAGAGAGGAATCGAACGCAGAGTTTAGTGAACTCAATGTAAGCAAAAACGCATAGAATGGGAGAATAGAAAGAATGAACGAGAATgggatgaggaagaagaagcctAGATGACCCTTTATATATGTGAAATcagagaggagaggagaggagaggagtcttcttcttcctcacccTCCTAGTCTTTCTTCAATTACAATCTTTAATCAATTATCAAATAGTGCCTCTGTTTTGGAAGAAATGAAAACCACCAATTACTGCAGTGGTTTCAGTGTTGCTTTCTCAAAACCACCGTCTCTGCATTTCCCACTTTCCCCAGCGACCCTAATAATTTATCTGGTTTTTCACTCATAGGTCCATTATCCACTTTCTTATTCCTTTGATCTGTTTAATTATACCGTAAACAAACCCAT
This genomic interval from Argentina anserina chromosome 1, drPotAnse1.1, whole genome shotgun sequence contains the following:
- the LOC126797150 gene encoding uncharacterized protein LOC126797150 isoform X2, with translation MLTKYLAEIGESSPLTAATCIDNPFDLVEATKSSPHRMAVDQQFTEGLIDILRSNKELFQGRAKGFDVDQALSAKSVREFEKAISMVSHGYDDIDDFYSQSSTRGVVGNVKIPVLFIQKRDDESAPPLTIPRSSIAENPFTSLLLCSFFPSYVVDNCGSALSWCQRLTIEWLTAVELGLLKGRHPLLKDVDLPFEPSRELAHEERDVAASFWLKSKKNSSDRYILSQSGSLNGYAANSTEKMFGETDSAASFWLASKKDSWRKSETEHTELQDVKNGVLDKIHTDDPALVVLDKTHPDDPALVNEEEVNPADGERGQVLQTAEVVMNMLDVTMPDILTEEKKKKVLAAVDRGDTIMQALQDAVPEDVRGKLTAAVSGVLHAQGPNLKFDQLLGAVRIPDISAGLKPKIQDERISSSEGAKEDHHSSDVLKKSDDLLDSSVDSQPADNKLPGELEPGSHPSEQSPTILTLDPTLSTDGSDISGSMGSHPSEQSPTILTLDPTLSTDGSDISGSIIKDTSESGSSDSEHHNNSAKGSEQTKPNNSTGVIVEDKRKQDGGDAQLDTKVEEGNDNQKKENKNTQPVIDESKSDTSDSNAPAPSTSTPNAPAPGVPEPNAPAPSVPAPNAPAFSVTEAFDALTGMDDSTQMAVSNVFGVLENMITQLEESADDENEANKSDSASLKENPGGDNIQENSEISKSDQRVHVDGLSDISVSNGHVNAIDQQPDATTVLEEKPAQSPVSIKANGISSLGSDRVNQVGEDNTEMRDQMVGIDHVNNVPPCLTSIPPCITSISSGVHNYLLSKVRAQSLDLDATASLLLDYFPEEGQWKLLEQPGNVGDSVDDVVAQKVEAQKSVDDEVIEPAYIILDTEKHQEPVKEYEAVDIVEERVEIGEDEREDFGEFVRNTILDNLTVEVGRRQSAADIEIMEPYLTRELEQVANAVSFSVGNAYDPRLEVEYHSVGSEKVGTLHGEHVITAISSAVQETSFLRRVVPVGVIVGSSLAALRKYFVVATVRDSGHAKPPILSQAKMSGEHDMAKVRGTEIHHVAVDKSDHVTRSDSLIDQKEEKMESVDKKEEKTELKNLNNSVMVGAVTAALGASALLVDHQDSITGNETSGSSLQPIKMNSNGQMEPENPEEAPDKHQSNIVTSLAEKAMSVAGPVVPKNQDGGLDQERLVAMMVDMGQNGGMLRLVGKLALLWGGMRGAMSLTDKLIQFLHLSERPLYQRILGFAGMTLVLWSPVAVPLLPTFMQSWATHTPSRMADLACIIGLYAAFMILVTLWGKRIRGYEDPLAEYGLDLTSLPKLFDLFKGLIGGAVLVLSMQSANALLGCVDISWPSTPSSLDAMKLLQVSGQVLKLVGQSILTATGVALVEELFFRSWLPQEIAADLGYHRSIILSGLAFSLCQRSLWAIPGLWLLSVSLAGARQRNQGSLSVPIGLRAGMLASSFILQRGGFLTYRANSPLWIIGTHHFEPFSGLTGFAFALLLAIILYPREPLPTESMESTTEE